The window CATGATTCATCAATCCTCTGAAATCGGATTCGCTGTCGCATTCTGGTGGACAATAGCCGCGCACCGAGCCGTGACCGGGCCCGATGGCGCATCGCCGACGGGCCCGCCGGCAGCGCTATGCCGTGCCGGCCTCGCGCGCCGAGCGCGCTTCGTAAGTCTTCAGATGGTTGTACGCGATGCGCAGCAGCGAAAGCCCGGCGTTCGCCGCCTGCGCGTCGTCACCACGCGCGAGCAGGTCGCCGATCACGTGATCCGCTTCGACACGCGCGCCCTGCTCGATGTCGCGCAGCATCGACGCAGTCATGTTGGACGGCGTGAAAAGCATCTTCTGCGTGCGGGCATCGAATTCGCCGCTCGGCGCGTAGCCGTTGTGCCGGGCGATCGCCACGCATTCGCCCAGCAGGGTTTCGAGCAGGCGCCTGCCATCCGGCGCGGCCAGGATGTCGCCCACCGCCCCGCGAAACAGCGAGGTGCTCGCCGCGAGCGTGGCCAGAAACACCCATTTCTCCCACATACGCGCGATGATCGCGTCGCTCAACGTGACGTCGAAACCGGCGTCGCCGAGCACGTCGGCGACCGCCTGGGTGCGGGCGGACACCCCACCGCCCAACTCGCCGAACGACACGCTGTGCGCGTCGTTCAGGTGCACGACGTGCTGCTGCGCATCGAGCGTGGCGCCGATCACGCACAATCCGCCCAGCACCCGGGACGGCCCGAATTTCGCCTGCAGCACGTCCAGGTGACGCATCCCGTTGAGCACCGGAAGAATCAGCGTGGCCGGGCCGACGAACGGCGTGATGGCCGCGATCGCGTCATCGAGGCTGTACGCCTTGCAACTCAGGAAAATCAGGTCGAACGGCTCGGCCGGGTCGCTCGCGCTGACGGTATTCACGTCGGTAAGCGTCAGGTCGCCGCGCGGGCTGCGGATGACCAGGCCGTCGCGGTCGAGCGTCCGCGCGCGGGAATCGCGCACCAGAAACGTCACGTCGCGTCCCGCCGCCGCGAGGCGACCGCCGAAATAGCCGCCCGTCGCGCCTGCACCAAGTACCAGAATTCGCATAGTCGCCTCAATCTCTCCGTATCGTCATCGCATCGACGACGCCGATGTCGCGATGCATGTGAGCGAAAAGGTAGCGCAAATTGCGATGGCGTGCCGGCGGCCCGGCGCGCCGCCTTTGGGTCAGGCTATCGGAGTCGTGCTGCCCGACTCACGGCACGCGCACGCGTGCCACGGCGCGCGGAGACCGCCTCGATGCCGCGCCCGACGATCCGCGCAGTGGCGTCGCGCATCTCGCGCGGCGCCGCATGAAACGCGCACAGCCGCGCGTGCCCCACCAGCAACGCCTGGAGAAAATAGGCGTCGATCTCGGTTTCGCCCGCCGACGCTTTCGTGCCGTGTTCGCCGGCGTCGTCGGGCTTGTTCAGGATCGCGACGAGCGTCTCGTGCATCTCGTGAAACAGTTCGATCGCGAGGTTCGCCGTCAACGGCTCGGCGAGGAAAATCTCGTCGTGCGGCGACAGCTTGCCGCCTGGCCGGCAGATCGCCTTCGCTTCTGCGCAGCGCGCGCCGCCCGACAACAACAGGCGGCAGAACGCCCTGATGCTCGCGCGCCGGCTGCCGCGCCGCGCGAGTGCAAGCAACCGGTCGCGAAACGACTCCCGCGCGCGGACAAAGAGCGCCAGCAGCAGATCGCGCTTGTCCTTGAAGTGCCAATACACCGCGCCGCGCGTGACACCGGCCGCCTCGGCGATGTCCTCGAGCGACGCGGCGCCATAGCCGCATGCGTCGAAAAGGCGCTCGCTCGCGTCGAGAATGGCTTCCCGGGTCAAGAGCGCCGCTTCCTTAGTCTTGCGAACCATTTTTCGGCATGCGTGCGGTCAGTTCGCCCGCGCTGACGCGGCGGACGCAACCGGTGCGCCAACCTTGTCGTAATCGACCGGCTGGTCGGCCGGACGCGGCGTCTCGCCGGCCCGCTCGATCCAGCCGCCGCCCAGCGCGCGATACAGGTCGACGAGGTTGGTCCAGCGCGCGAGCCGCGCGGTGATCAGCGTCTGCTGCGCCGAGTACAGGTCGGTCTGCGCGGTCAGCACCGACAGGTAGCTGTCGACGCCGTTCTTGTAGCGCAGGTCCGACAAGTCGTAACGGCGCTGCTGCGCATGCTCGTTGCGCTCGAGGGCGCCGATCTGCTGGTCGTACGTGCCGCGCGCGGCGAGCCCGTCCGCCACTTCGCGGAACGCCGACTGGATCGCCTTCTCGTAGCTCGCGATCTCGATCCGCTTCTGTACATGTGCGAGATCGAGGTTCGCGAGATTCGCGCCGCCCTCGAAGATCGGCATCGCGATCTGCGGCGCGAACGACCACGCCGCGGTGCCGGCCTTGAACAGCCCGCCAAGCGTCGGGCTCGCGGTGCCGAACGCACCCGTCAGCGAGATGCGCGGGAAAAACGCCGCGCGCGCCGCGCCGATGTTCGCGTTCGCGGCGAGCAGATTCTGCTCCGCTTCCATGATGTCCGGACGACGCGCGAGCAGATCCGACGGCAGCCCGGCCGGGATGTCGGTCAGGAAATTCTGCGCGTCGAGCGGCATGCCCGCCGGCAGGTCGTCCGGCAGCGGCTCGCCAACGAGCAGCACCAGCGCGTTGAGCGCCTGAGCGCGCAGACGCGCCTGCGCCTGCTGGTTCGCGAGCGCCGTCTCGACGATCGTCTGCGCCTGGCGCAGGTCGAGCTCCGAGCCGGTGCCGTTGTCGAACTTCAGCTTCGT of the Burkholderia ubonensis subsp. mesacidophila genome contains:
- the panE gene encoding 2-dehydropantoate 2-reductase; this translates as MRILVLGAGATGGYFGGRLAAAGRDVTFLVRDSRARTLDRDGLVIRSPRGDLTLTDVNTVSASDPAEPFDLIFLSCKAYSLDDAIAAITPFVGPATLILPVLNGMRHLDVLQAKFGPSRVLGGLCVIGATLDAQQHVVHLNDAHSVSFGELGGGVSARTQAVADVLGDAGFDVTLSDAIIARMWEKWVFLATLAASTSLFRGAVGDILAAPDGRRLLETLLGECVAIARHNGYAPSGEFDARTQKMLFTPSNMTASMLRDIEQGARVEADHVIGDLLARGDDAQAANAGLSLLRIAYNHLKTYEARSAREAGTA
- a CDS encoding TetR family transcriptional regulator, whose product is MVRKTKEAALLTREAILDASERLFDACGYGAASLEDIAEAAGVTRGAVYWHFKDKRDLLLALFVRARESFRDRLLALARRGSRRASIRAFCRLLLSGGARCAEAKAICRPGGKLSPHDEIFLAEPLTANLAIELFHEMHETLVAILNKPDDAGEHGTKASAGETEIDAYFLQALLVGHARLCAFHAAPREMRDATARIVGRGIEAVSARRGTRARAVSRAARLR
- a CDS encoding efflux transporter outer membrane subunit, which translates into the protein MMQKHALTAIAVALFATGCTMAPHYTRPDAPVAQAFPSSGVYATQPAAKAGARSANGQAAAGIGWREFFVDPRLQRLIEIALTNNRDLRVAVLNVAAARAQYQITRADLMPSLDAVGTGNRTRTPNALTAIPGRNISTTYNVGLQAQWELDLFGRLQSLKDQALAKYFATAQARKASEILLVSQVADQYLTVLAFDDLLKVTEDTLKTAQASYDLTKLKFDNGTGSELDLRQAQTIVETALANQQAQARLRAQALNALVLLVGEPLPDDLPAGMPLDAQNFLTDIPAGLPSDLLARRPDIMEAEQNLLAANANIGAARAAFFPRISLTGAFGTASPTLGGLFKAGTAAWSFAPQIAMPIFEGGANLANLDLAHVQKRIEIASYEKAIQSAFREVADGLAARGTYDQQIGALERNEHAQQRRYDLSDLRYKNGVDSYLSVLTAQTDLYSAQQTLITARLARWTNLVDLYRALGGGWIERAGETPRPADQPVDYDKVGAPVASAASARAN